A window of Caretta caretta isolate rCarCar2 chromosome 13, rCarCar1.hap1, whole genome shotgun sequence contains these coding sequences:
- the LOC125622134 gene encoding signal-regulatory protein beta-1, translating into MVLTGRPSESKMALSTPVSGLSLPWLVLLLLLEIPGAGGAEEFRLLQPQDAVRVSAGETLTLTCSVTGDAPVGPVKWFKDSGGGRQLVYATAGSFPRVTRAASGSDTDFTIRISDTRPADAGTYRCVKFKKGSGADEEFRSGAGTAVTVSASPSAPSVSGPPSRAEPGPSVTFACTSGGFSPRYITVTWLKNGTKLPAPQPRVLPEHESVSYNMSSTVGLSLTRGDVRSQLTCQIEHSTLPAPLRGSYNLRDALRVPPRLRVGDPAAPVALNKSVTFTCHAEGFYPKDASLTWLENGNETNLGKSSPLAENPDGTYTLQSSLEVKAIEQRNRSMFTCRVVHDSQPPVSASQMLRISQPPPKPSKDGTSRDADQILFSSSALWIGLFLEKVLTAAFLLFLFLRSKE; encoded by the exons ATGGTGCTGACAGGTCGCCCCTCTGAGAGCAAAATGGCTCTGTCGACCCCTGTATCTGGATTGTCTCTTCCAtggctggtgctgctgcttctcctggaAATCCCTG GGGCCGGGGGGGCCGAGGAGTTCcggctgctgcagccccaggacgCCGTGCGGGTGTCCGCGGGAGAGACTCTCActctgacctgctctgtgaccgGAGACGCTCCAGTAGGACCCGTGAAGTGGTTCAAAGACTCGGGCGGGGGCCGGCAGCTCGTTTATGCAACCGCGGGATCATTCCCCCGGGTGACGCGGGCTGCGAgtggctctgacacagacttcacCATCCGCATCAGTGACACCCGCCCCGCGGACGCCGGGACCTATCGCTGTGTGAAGTTTAAGAAGGGGTCGGGAGCCGATGAGGAGTTCAGATCCGGCGCGGGCACGGCCGTGACTGTGAGCG ccagcccctcgGCCCCGTCCGTGTCCGGCCCCCCCAGCAGGGCGGAGCCGGGTCCCTCAGTGACTTTCGCCTGCACGTCAGGAGGATTCTCCCCCAGATATATCACTGTGACCTGGCTCAAAAATGGGACCaaactcccagccccccagccccgggtTCTCCCCGAACACGAGAGCGTCTCCTACAACATGTCCAGCACCGTGGGACTGAGCCTGACCCGAGGAGACGTCCGCTCCCAGCTCACCTGTCAGATAGAGCACAGCACCTTACCGGCTCCCCTGCGTGGGTCCTACAACCTCAGAGATGCCCTGCGAG TTCCACCCAGGCTGCGAGTGGGTGACCCAGCAGCGCCTGTCGCACTGAACAAGTCTGTGACGTTCACCTGCCACGCGGAGGGGTTTTACCCGAAGGACGCGAGTCTCACCTGGCTGGAGAATGGAAATGAGACGAATCTTGGAAAATCCTCCCCCCTGGCCGAGAATCCAGATGGGACGTACACGCTGCAGAGCTCCCTGGAGGTCAAAGCAATTGAACAGAGGAATCGGTCCATGTTCACCTGTCGGGTTGTGCACGATTCCCAGCCCCCCGTCAGTGCCAGCCAGATGCTGAGAATCTCCCAGCCACCTCCTAAGCCAAGCAAAGATGGTACTTCACGTGATGCAG ATCAGATCCTGTTCTCCAGCTCCGCTCTCTGGATTGGGCTCTTCCTGGAGAAGGTGCTGACTGCcgctttcctcctcttcctcttcctgagAAGTAAAGAGTAA
- the LOC125622135 gene encoding signal-regulatory protein gamma isoform X2, whose product MKPENLPATACSGLTGLQPTALQMAFCTSAWLQLLSLLLGVSSMDKSGAGGAEEFRLLQPQDAVRVSAGETLTLTCSVTGLGPAGPVKWFKGSGGGRQLVYAERGSFPRVTRAANGSNTDFTIRISDTRPADAGTYRCVKFKKVSGAGEEDKKGSAADEEFRSGAGTVVTVSGEDRHQVAVSAAAGTVCVLLVVLVLVSTYFFVRKKRGLRLPFRIPRGLRASPVMTKTQTCSTLTCSTRPGSSSPSRAPQKNILNTLPLR is encoded by the exons atgaaaccgGAGAATTTACCAGCCACGGCATGTTCAG GGCTGACTGGTCTCCAACCTACAGCCCTGCAAATGGCTTTCTGCACGTCGGCGTGGCTTCAGCTGCTGAGCTTGTTGCTGGGTGTCTCTTCCATGGACAAGTCAG gggccgggggggccgAGGAGTTCCGGCTGCTACAGCCCCAGGACGCCGTGCGGGTGTCCGCGGGAGAGACTCTCActctgacctgctctgtgaccgGCCTCGGTCCAGCAGGACCCGTGAAGTGGTTCAAGGGCTCGGGCGGGGGCCGGCAGCTCGTTTATGCAGAGAGGGGATCATTCCCCCGGGTGACGCGGGCTGCGAATGGCTCTAACACAGACTTCACCATCCGCATCAGTGACACCCGCCCCGCGGACGCCGGGACCTATCGCTGTGTGAAGTTTAAGAAGGTGTCGGGAGCCGGAGAGGAGGATAAGAAGGGGTCGGCAGCCGATGAGGAGTTCAGATCCGGCGCGGGCACGGTCGTGACTGTGAGCGGTGAGG ATCGCCACCAGGTTGCTGTGTCTGCTGCTGCCGGGACAGTCTGTGTCCTCCTTGTCGTTTTAGTCCTTGTCTCCACTTACTTCTTTGTGAGAAAGAAGAGAG GTCTCAGACTCCCTTTCCGGATACCACGAGGACTCAGAGCCAG CCCAGTGATGACAAAGACCCAGACGTGCTCTACGCTGACCTGCAGCACCcggccaggctccagcagcccaAGCAGAGCGCCCCAGAAGAACATTCTGAATACGCTGCCATTAAGGTAA
- the LOC125622135 gene encoding tyrosine-protein phosphatase non-receptor type substrate 1 isoform X1, which translates to MKPENLPATACSGLTGLQPTALQMAFCTSAWLQLLSLLLGVSSMDKSGAGGAEEFRLLQPQDAVRVSAGETLTLTCSVTGLGPAGPVKWFKGSGGGRQLVYAERGSFPRVTRAANGSNTDFTIRISDTRPADAGTYRCVKFKKVSGAGEEDKKGSAADEEFRSGAGTVVTVSGEDRHQVAVSAAAGTVCVLLVVLVLVSTYFFVRKKRGRSPSTARSQTPFPDTTRTQSQPSDDKDPDVLYADLQHPARLQQPKQSAPEEHSEYAAIKVTPAIAT; encoded by the exons atgaaaccgGAGAATTTACCAGCCACGGCATGTTCAG GGCTGACTGGTCTCCAACCTACAGCCCTGCAAATGGCTTTCTGCACGTCGGCGTGGCTTCAGCTGCTGAGCTTGTTGCTGGGTGTCTCTTCCATGGACAAGTCAG gggccgggggggccgAGGAGTTCCGGCTGCTACAGCCCCAGGACGCCGTGCGGGTGTCCGCGGGAGAGACTCTCActctgacctgctctgtgaccgGCCTCGGTCCAGCAGGACCCGTGAAGTGGTTCAAGGGCTCGGGCGGGGGCCGGCAGCTCGTTTATGCAGAGAGGGGATCATTCCCCCGGGTGACGCGGGCTGCGAATGGCTCTAACACAGACTTCACCATCCGCATCAGTGACACCCGCCCCGCGGACGCCGGGACCTATCGCTGTGTGAAGTTTAAGAAGGTGTCGGGAGCCGGAGAGGAGGATAAGAAGGGGTCGGCAGCCGATGAGGAGTTCAGATCCGGCGCGGGCACGGTCGTGACTGTGAGCGGTGAGG ATCGCCACCAGGTTGCTGTGTCTGCTGCTGCCGGGACAGTCTGTGTCCTCCTTGTCGTTTTAGTCCTTGTCTCCACTTACTTCTTTGTGAGAAAGAAGAGAG GCAGGAGCCCCTCCACAGCCAG GTCTCAGACTCCCTTTCCGGATACCACGAGGACTCAGAGCCAG CCCAGTGATGACAAAGACCCAGACGTGCTCTACGCTGACCTGCAGCACCcggccaggctccagcagcccaAGCAGAGCGCCCCAGAAGAACATTCTGAATACGCTGCCATTAAGGTAACCCCGGCCATTGCCACGTAG
- the LOC125622135 gene encoding uncharacterized protein LOC125622135 isoform X3 gives MKPENLPATACSGLTGLQPTALQMAFCTSAWLQLLSLLLGVSSMDKSDFTIRISDTRPADAGTYRCVKFKKVSGAGEEDKKGSAADEEFRSGAGTVVTVSGEDRHQVAVSAAAGTVCVLLVVLVLVSTYFFVRKKRGRSPSTARSQTPFPDTTRTQSQPSDDKDPDVLYADLQHPARLQQPKQSAPEEHSEYAAIKVTPAIAT, from the exons atgaaaccgGAGAATTTACCAGCCACGGCATGTTCAG GGCTGACTGGTCTCCAACCTACAGCCCTGCAAATGGCTTTCTGCACGTCGGCGTGGCTTCAGCTGCTGAGCTTGTTGCTGGGTGTCTCTTCCATGGACAAGTCAG ACTTCACCATCCGCATCAGTGACACCCGCCCCGCGGACGCCGGGACCTATCGCTGTGTGAAGTTTAAGAAGGTGTCGGGAGCCGGAGAGGAGGATAAGAAGGGGTCGGCAGCCGATGAGGAGTTCAGATCCGGCGCGGGCACGGTCGTGACTGTGAGCGGTGAGG ATCGCCACCAGGTTGCTGTGTCTGCTGCTGCCGGGACAGTCTGTGTCCTCCTTGTCGTTTTAGTCCTTGTCTCCACTTACTTCTTTGTGAGAAAGAAGAGAG GCAGGAGCCCCTCCACAGCCAG GTCTCAGACTCCCTTTCCGGATACCACGAGGACTCAGAGCCAG CCCAGTGATGACAAAGACCCAGACGTGCTCTACGCTGACCTGCAGCACCcggccaggctccagcagcccaAGCAGAGCGCCCCAGAAGAACATTCTGAATACGCTGCCATTAAGGTAACCCCGGCCATTGCCACGTAG